From the Salarias fasciatus chromosome 16, fSalaFa1.1, whole genome shotgun sequence genome, one window contains:
- the LOC115403771 gene encoding growth factor receptor-bound protein 14-like isoform X2, producing MSFHARRVTLPAITPLCLQKRVIKVYNEDNTSKAVEVPPDVTARDICQLFVLKNHCIDDHSWTLFEHLSHVGIERTIEDHESVMEVLSGWAMDTDSRLYFRKNYAKYEFFRKPLDFFPDHMLSISTETNGSADHSELIQTFLKSSTCPEIHGYLHAKEQSRKSWKKFYFILRRSGLYFSNKGTSKEPRHLQFFADFSDSDVYTVLSAKKLHGAPTEFAFCVKSTKCSAARDLKLLCADDEQTRTCWITAMRLLKFGMQLYQNFIQPHQKQKTSPMRSISENSLVAMDFSGQKSRVIENPCEALSVAVEEGLSWRRKSCHRLSGHGSPSSAQSSVPNIAIHLTQPWFHGKLAREEAQRLITQQGLIDGVFLLRDSQSNPKTFVLSLCHTQKIKHFQILPVDDEGDLFYSLDDGLTRFTDLIQLVEFYQLNRGVLPCKLKHHCAQIAL from the exons GTGATTAAAGTTTATAATGAAGATAACACCAGCAAAGCTGTGGAGGTCCCCCCCGACGTCACTGCTCGGGACATTTGCCAGCTGTTCGTTCTGAAGAACCACTGCATTGACGACCACAGCTGGACTCTCTTCGAACACCTCTCCCATGTGGGAATCG AACGAACCATCGAAGACCATGAGTCCGTCATGGAGGTGCTGTCAGGCTGGGCGATGGACACGGACAGCCGGCTGTATTTCAGGAAGAATTACGCCAAATATGAGTTCTTCAGGAAACCACTG GACTTTTTTCCAGATCACATGCTGTCCATATCCACTGAAACCAACGGCTCGGCGGATCACTCTGAACTCATTCAG ACTTTTCTCAAATCCAGCACTTGTCCGGAGATTCACGGATACCTCCACGCCAAAGAGCAAAGCAGGAAGTCTTGGAAgaagttttattttatcttaaGGCGGTCAGGACTTTATTTCTCCAATAAGGGGACTTCCAAG GAACCGAGGCACCTCCAGTTCTTTGCAGACTTCAGTGACAGTGATGTCTACACCGTGTTGTCGGCCAAAAAGCTCCATGGAGCGCCGACGGAGTTTGCCTTCTGTGTCAAG TCCACGAAGTGCAGCGCGGCGCGGGACTTGAAGCTTCTGTGCGCAGACGACGAGCAGACGAGGACCTGCTGGATCACGGCCATGCGCCTGTTAAAG TTTGGGATGCAGCTGTACCAGAACTTCATTCAGCCACACCAGAAGCAAAAGACTTCTCCAATG AGGAGCATCTCCGAGAACTCGCTGGTGGCCATGGACTTCTCTGGCCAGAAGAGTCGAGTGATTGAGAATCCATGCGAGGCGCTGTCCGTGGCTGTAGAGGAAGGCCTGTCGTGGAGG AGGAAAAGCTGCCACCGTCTGAGCGGTCATGGGAGTCCCTCCTCTGCACAGAGCTCCGTGCCCAACATCG CGATCCACCTGACGCAGCCGTGGTTCCACGGTAAACTGGCTCGGGAGGAGGCTCAGCGGCTCATCACTCAGCAGGGCCTGATTGACGG AGTGTTTCTGCTGAGGGACAGCCAAAGCAACCCAAAGACATTTGTATTGTCACTGTGCCACACGCAGAAAATCAAACACTTCCAGATCTTACCA GTGGACGACGAAGGGGACTTGTTCTACAGCCTGGACGACGGCCTCACGCGATTCACCGACCTGATCCAGCTGGTGGAGTTCTACCAGCTGAACCGCGGGGTGCTCCCCTGCAAGCTCAAGCACCACTGCGCCCAGATCGCCCTGTGA